A genomic window from Nocardioides rotundus includes:
- a CDS encoding IclR family transcriptional regulator: MSQVPAATRTLRVLHFLASQSEPVPLDRIMRATGMPRSTAYHLLNAMIDEGFVVHLPEEHRYGLGVAAFEVGSGYARQAPLSRIARRPLARLVDRTGQSAHLAVLHGREVFYVLEERAKGRPPLVTDVGVRLPAQLTASGRAILARLPAAQVRALYPDRSAFVDRHGLGPTSLSALRTLLQETRQRGYAEEDGEVTPGFASVAAPVLDHNGHPVAGVAVTYPHESGGAQVDLPAVRAAVRDTASTLTRRLGGQPA, from the coding sequence ATGAGCCAGGTGCCGGCGGCGACGCGGACGCTCCGCGTGCTGCACTTCCTGGCCAGCCAGTCCGAGCCGGTCCCGTTGGACCGGATCATGCGCGCCACGGGCATGCCGCGCTCGACGGCGTACCACCTGCTCAACGCGATGATCGACGAGGGCTTCGTCGTCCACCTGCCCGAGGAGCACCGCTACGGCCTCGGCGTCGCGGCCTTCGAGGTGGGCAGCGGGTACGCCCGGCAAGCGCCGCTGAGCCGCATCGCTCGGCGCCCGCTCGCCCGACTCGTCGACCGGACCGGCCAGAGCGCGCACCTCGCGGTGCTGCACGGGCGCGAGGTGTTCTATGTGCTCGAGGAGCGGGCGAAGGGCCGGCCGCCGCTGGTGACCGACGTCGGCGTGCGGCTGCCCGCGCAGCTCACAGCCAGCGGCCGCGCCATCCTGGCCCGGCTCCCGGCAGCGCAGGTGCGCGCCCTCTACCCCGACCGCTCCGCCTTCGTCGACCGGCACGGCCTCGGGCCGACGTCGCTCTCGGCGCTCCGGACGCTCCTGCAGGAGACCCGGCAGCGGGGGTACGCCGAGGAGGACGGCGAGGTGACCCCCGGGTTCGCCAGCGTCGCCGCGCCGGTGCTCGACCACAACGGGCACCCCGTGGCCGGTGTCGCGGTGACCTACCCGCACGAGTCCGGCGGCGCGCAGGTCGACCTGCCGGCCGTGCGGGCCGCCGTACGCGACACCGCCTCCACCCTGACCCGGAGGCTCGGCGGCCAGCCGGCCTGA
- the hutH gene encoding histidine ammonia-lyase: MVDMTTAHPAPTVEAPTIEVGVGPVTFDDLLAVARDGAPVALTEDALTAIDRARGVVEELAAGAEPAYGISTGFGALATRHIPTEMRHQLQRSLVRSHAAGSGPEVEREVVRGLMLLRLSTLATGHTGIRRETAELMAAMLSHGITPVVHEYGSLGCSGDLAPLSHCALALMGEGDVRDADGELRPAAEALAAAGLAPVELEAKEGLALINGTDGMLGMLVMAIADLRRLLRTADIAAAMSVEGQLGTDRVFAPELQAIRPHPGQADSAANLVRLMADSEVVASHRTGDCNRVQDAYSLRCSPQVHGAARDTVDHAASVAERELASAIDNPVVLPDEGRVESNGNFHGAPVAYVLDFLAIATADVASISERRTDRFLDRSRSHGLPPFLAADPGVDSGLMIAQYTSAAIVSELKRLAVPASVDSIPSSAMQEDHVSMGWNAARKLRRAIDGLSRVVAIEILTAARALDLRAGLEPSPATGAVVRLLRDNGVAGPGPDRFLAPDIDSVVSLVQSGAVLAAAEEVIGELA; this comes from the coding sequence ATGGTCGACATGACCACCGCTCACCCTGCCCCGACCGTCGAGGCGCCGACCATCGAGGTCGGCGTCGGCCCCGTGACCTTCGACGACCTCCTCGCCGTCGCCCGCGACGGCGCCCCCGTCGCCCTCACCGAGGACGCGCTGACGGCGATCGACCGGGCTCGCGGCGTGGTCGAGGAGCTGGCGGCCGGCGCGGAGCCGGCGTACGGCATCTCCACCGGATTCGGCGCCCTCGCCACCCGGCACATCCCGACCGAGATGCGCCACCAGCTGCAGCGCTCCTTGGTCCGCTCGCACGCGGCCGGCTCCGGCCCCGAGGTCGAGCGCGAGGTGGTGCGGGGGCTCATGCTGCTGCGCCTGTCCACCCTGGCGACCGGCCACACCGGCATCCGCCGGGAGACCGCCGAGCTGATGGCGGCGATGCTCAGCCACGGGATCACCCCGGTGGTGCACGAGTACGGCTCCCTCGGCTGCTCCGGCGACCTGGCGCCGCTCTCCCACTGCGCGCTCGCGCTGATGGGGGAGGGCGACGTCCGCGACGCCGACGGCGAGCTGCGCCCGGCCGCCGAGGCACTCGCCGCCGCCGGTCTGGCCCCCGTCGAGCTCGAGGCCAAGGAGGGCCTGGCCCTGATCAACGGCACCGACGGGATGCTCGGCATGCTGGTCATGGCGATCGCCGACCTGCGCCGGCTGCTGCGGACCGCGGACATCGCCGCCGCGATGAGCGTCGAGGGCCAGCTCGGCACCGACCGGGTCTTCGCCCCGGAGCTGCAGGCGATCCGCCCGCACCCCGGGCAGGCCGACTCGGCCGCGAACCTGGTGCGCCTGATGGCCGACTCCGAGGTGGTGGCCTCGCACCGCACCGGCGACTGCAACCGGGTCCAGGACGCCTACTCCCTGCGTTGCTCGCCGCAGGTCCACGGCGCGGCCCGCGACACCGTCGACCACGCCGCCTCCGTGGCCGAGCGGGAGCTGGCCAGCGCCATCGACAACCCGGTCGTGCTGCCCGACGAGGGCCGCGTGGAGTCCAACGGCAACTTCCACGGGGCTCCGGTCGCCTACGTGCTGGACTTCCTGGCGATCGCGACCGCGGACGTCGCCTCGATCAGCGAGCGCCGCACCGACCGCTTCCTCGACCGGTCCCGCAGCCACGGCCTCCCGCCGTTCCTCGCCGCCGACCCCGGCGTGGACAGCGGTCTGATGATCGCGCAGTACACCTCCGCCGCGATCGTCTCCGAGCTCAAGCGGCTCGCCGTGCCCGCCTCGGTGGACTCGATCCCGAGCTCGGCGATGCAGGAGGACCACGTCTCGATGGGGTGGAACGCGGCCCGCAAGCTGCGCCGCGCGATCGACGGGCTCTCCCGGGTGGTCGCGATCGAGATCCTCACCGCCGCCCGGGCGCTCGACCTGCGGGCCGGGCTCGAGCCCTCGCCGGCCACCGGGGCCGTCGTACGCCTGCTGCGCGACAACGGCGTCGCCGGGCCCGGCCCCGACCGGTTCCTCGCCCCCGACATCGACTCAGTCGTCTCGCTCGTCCAGTCCGGCGCGGTGCTCGCCGCCGCCGAGGAAGTGATCGGAGAACTCGCATGA
- the hutU gene encoding urocanate hydratase, which yields MTDQTNPRLPIHAPHGTDLTCRSWQTEAPMRMLMNNLDPENAERPEDLVVYGGTGKAARDWESYDALLRTLRTLADDETMLVQSGKPVGVMRTHEWAPRVLIANSNLVGDWANWEEFRRLEDLGLTMYGQMTAGSWIYIGTQGILQGTFETFAAVADKSFGGSLAGTVTLTAGLGGMGGAQPLAVTMNDGVAICIEVDPARIQRRIDHRYLDVKADSLEHAVELALEARDAKRPLSIGLEGNAAELVPALLELHLDRKEEDGRGIIDIVTDQTSAHDPLWYLPVGVPFEDWASEREEDPRGFTKRAQESMAAHVRAMVEFQDAGAEVFDYGNSIRDEARQGGYDRAFEFPGFVPAYIRPLFCEGKGPFRWAALSGDPEDIYATDRAIKELFPAEEKPEYARLHKWLDMAGERVHFQGLPARICWLGYGDRHRAGLKFNEMVASGELKAPIVIGRDHLDCGSVASPYRETESMADGSDAIADWAILNALVNTSSGATWVSFHHGGGVGMGRSLHAGQVTVADGTPLAAEKIERVLTNDPGMGVIRHVDAGYDRATEVAAERDVRIPMREA from the coding sequence ATGACCGACCAGACCAACCCGCGCCTGCCCATCCACGCGCCGCACGGCACCGACCTCACCTGCCGCTCCTGGCAGACCGAGGCGCCGATGCGGATGCTGATGAACAACCTCGACCCGGAGAACGCCGAGCGGCCCGAGGACCTCGTCGTGTATGGCGGCACCGGCAAGGCCGCGCGCGACTGGGAGTCCTACGACGCGCTGCTGCGCACCCTGCGCACCCTGGCCGACGACGAGACCATGCTGGTCCAGTCCGGCAAGCCGGTCGGCGTGATGCGGACCCACGAGTGGGCGCCGCGGGTGCTGATCGCGAACTCCAACCTGGTCGGCGACTGGGCCAACTGGGAGGAGTTCCGGCGGCTGGAGGACCTCGGGCTGACGATGTATGGCCAGATGACCGCCGGGTCGTGGATCTACATCGGCACCCAGGGGATCCTCCAGGGCACCTTCGAGACCTTCGCCGCGGTGGCCGACAAGAGCTTCGGCGGCAGCCTCGCCGGCACCGTCACCCTCACCGCCGGGCTCGGCGGCATGGGCGGGGCGCAGCCGCTCGCGGTGACGATGAACGACGGTGTGGCGATCTGCATCGAGGTCGACCCGGCGCGGATCCAGCGGCGGATCGACCACCGCTACCTCGACGTGAAGGCCGACTCCCTCGAGCACGCCGTCGAGCTTGCACTGGAGGCGCGGGACGCGAAGCGGCCGCTGTCCATCGGGCTGGAGGGCAACGCCGCCGAGCTGGTGCCGGCGCTGCTGGAGCTGCACCTGGACCGCAAGGAGGAGGACGGCCGCGGGATCATCGACATCGTCACCGACCAGACCTCCGCCCACGACCCGCTGTGGTACCTGCCCGTCGGGGTCCCGTTCGAGGACTGGGCCTCCGAGCGTGAGGAGGACCCGCGCGGCTTCACCAAGCGGGCGCAGGAGTCGATGGCCGCGCACGTGCGCGCGATGGTGGAGTTCCAGGACGCCGGGGCAGAGGTCTTCGACTACGGCAACTCGATCCGGGACGAGGCCCGCCAGGGCGGCTACGACCGGGCCTTCGAGTTCCCCGGGTTCGTGCCCGCCTACATCCGGCCGCTGTTCTGCGAGGGCAAGGGCCCGTTCCGCTGGGCGGCGCTGTCGGGCGACCCGGAGGACATCTACGCCACCGACCGGGCGATCAAGGAGCTCTTCCCCGCGGAGGAGAAGCCGGAGTACGCGCGCCTGCACAAGTGGCTCGACATGGCCGGCGAGCGGGTCCACTTCCAGGGCCTGCCGGCGCGGATCTGCTGGCTGGGGTACGGCGACCGGCACCGGGCCGGCCTGAAGTTCAACGAGATGGTGGCCAGCGGTGAGCTGAAGGCGCCGATCGTGATCGGCCGCGACCACCTGGACTGCGGGTCCGTGGCCTCGCCGTACCGGGAGACCGAGTCGATGGCCGACGGCTCCGACGCGATCGCCGACTGGGCGATCCTCAACGCCCTGGTGAACACCTCCTCCGGCGCCACGTGGGTCAGCTTCCACCACGGCGGCGGGGTCGGGATGGGGCGCTCGCTGCACGCGGGCCAGGTCACGGTGGCCGACGGCACGCCGCTGGCCGCGGAGAAGATCGAGCGGGTTCTCACCAACGACCCGGGCATGGGCGTGATCCGGCACGTGGACGCGGGCTACGACCGCGCCACCGAGGTGGCCGCCGAGCGCGACGTACGGATCCCGATGCGGGAGGCCTGA